The following coding sequences lie in one Rutidosis leptorrhynchoides isolate AG116_Rl617_1_P2 chromosome 4, CSIRO_AGI_Rlap_v1, whole genome shotgun sequence genomic window:
- the LOC139841448 gene encoding uncharacterized protein: MSGPNEACGSDQQVDTTSSSNEASGSDHQKDDNNVDQSVVRRFTRPKSIPKKLSFFCREYYRAWSKSPCEPETSLICYLLCYLCAAGSRRLPELPCSYKAVFDFQPVGILLFLLLLITGKINSSHTHGYLRSCPISLGAGRSRGSRDTRVRIRVGSWNVGTLTSKAHELVNTLRKSKVDILCVQETRWRGEEAVDVDDYRLWFSGSRVARNGVGILIGPLYKDNIVGVDRCSDRIMSVRVVIQEETYMVICAYAPHAGLGDDEKVRFWEALDEVVRSCPADHRLVIGGDLNGHIGTISDGYTGVHGGFGYGVRNEEGRSILEFAVAHELVVANSFFRKTEAQLATFHSGGHSTQIDYLLLRKGDLRACRDCRALTTWTCSTQHRLLVMDLVLQRRVTKRVRPVQPRILWKNLIEGKAETFKTSVLERVEAGMDTVTQMDADQMWNRMASAIRDVAKETLGVAVGTSRGHKSNRESWWISDEVQTKVALKQQRFKELITCRDGTREDRTRAEERYKEANREAKKAVARAKDKAYEDLYRKLDSKEGANDIYRIAKARERRRRDIDNIKFIKDEAGQTLVKEEEIRKRWEGYFSTLFVGEGPGRQEVPQDLGIGQFRNNSFCRRIRKEEDACGKHRVFPDRSRLAPGIDP; this comes from the exons gtttTTTTTGCAGGGAATATTACCGAGCTTGGAGCAAAAGTCCTTGCGAACCAGAAACCTCGCTAATTTGCTATCTGCTCTGCTACCTCTGTGCCGCCGGTAGCCGCCGGTTGCCGGAACTCCCTTGTTCTTACAAGGCCGT CTTTGATTTTCAACCTGTAGGAATCCTGTTATTCCTGTTACTACTTATTAcg GGTAAGATAAACTCGTCACATACGCATGGTTACTTGAGGTCATGTCCTATTAGTTTAGGGGCGGGTAGGTCTAGAGGGAGTAGAGATACTCGCGTTAGGATTAGAGTAGGTAGTTGGAATGTAGGAACTTTGACTAGCAAAGCCCATGAACTTGTAAATACGCTACGTAAGAGTAAAGTGGACATATTGTGTGTTCAAGAGACCAGATGGAGGGGTGAAGAGGCGGTTGACGTGGACGACTACAGGTTGTGGTTCTCGGGTTCTAGAGTAGCTAGAAACGGGGTAGGGATCCTTATAGGACCCCTTTATAAGGATAATATTGTGGGTGTGGATAGGTgtagcgataggattatgtcggttagggTAGTTATCCAGGAGGAGACTTACATGGTCATTTGCGCTTACGCACCCCATGCTGGTTTAGGAGATGATGAAAAAGTTCGCTTTTGGGAAGCGTTAGATGAAGTTGTGAGGAGTTGCCCCGCCGACCATCGATTGGTTATTGGGGGAGACCTTAATGGTCATATAGGAACGATCTCGGACGGATATACGGGTGTCCATGGGGGCTTTGGGTACGGAGTTCGGAATGAAGAAGGACGATCTATTCTCGAATTCGCTGTTGCCCACGAACTGGTTGTTGCAAACTCCTTCTTTAGGAAGACGGAAGCACAACTAGCTACTTTCCACAGTGGGGGACATAGTACCCAGATTGACTATTTGCTGCTTCGCAAAGGGGACCTTAGAGCTTGCAGAGACTGTAGAGCCCTGACTACCTGGACTTGTTCCACCCAACACAGATTATTGGTCATGGACTTGGTTCTGCAGAGGCGGGTTACTAAAAGAGTGAGACCCGTCCAACCTAGGATCCTTTGGAAGAATCTGATTGAAGGGAAAGCCGAAACTTTTAAAACTTCAGTGTTGGAAAGAGTAGAGGCAGGAATGGATACCGTTACTCAAATGGACGCAGATCAGATGTGGAATAGGATGGCATCTGCTATTAGGGATGTTGCCAAGGAAACCTTAGGTGTGGCAGTAGGGACATCGAGAGGACATAAGTCTAATAGAGAATCATGGTGGATTAGTGATGAGGTTCAAACCAAAGTCGCACTTAAGCAACAGAGGTTTAAGGAGCTCATTACATGCCGGGACGGGACACGTGAAGATAGAACTAGGGCAGAAGAGAGGTATAAAGAAGCCAACAGAGAAGCTAAGAAGGCCGTTGCCCGTGCAAAAGATAAAGCGTATGAAGACTTGTATAGGAAACTAGACTCCAAAGAAGGAGCAAATGATATTTACAGGATTGCAAAAGCTAGGGAGCGTAGGAGGAGGGATatagataacatcaagtttatcaaggATGAAGCCGGTCAAACCTTAGTGAAGGAAGAagaaattaggaaaagatgggaagggtaTTTCTCAACTCTTTTCGTGGGTGAAGGACCTGGGCGCCAAGAAGTTCCGCAGGACTTGGGAATAGGACAATTCCGGAACAACAGTTTCTGTAGGAGAATCAGGAAGGAAGAA GACGCCTGTGGGAAACACAGAGTATTTCCCGATAGAAGTAGGCTTGCACCAGGGATCGACCCTTAG